GATGGTGAAAAACAACCCtgttaagacaaaaataaagatacaaaaatCAGATGTAGTACAATATACTAGAAACTGGCTGAAAATAGTACATGCTAACAGACAATATGATACACGAACAGGGTGGGAGTAGACAGGAAAGGGCAGAGGCCACAGCCTACACCAAGAGCCTTTCAATAGACTGCTGAATGGACTGGATCTGCTGCTTTAGTTGAGAGCCTTCTTTGATGGTAACAGAACAGGCGATGACCGGCCTGGAGACTCCACAGGCCCGTCCTAAAGCCTGCTTGGAGCGCACAAATACGTAGGGGACATTCTTGTCTTCACACAGCAGAGGGAGGTGCAGGATGATCTCCAAGGGCTCAGCGTCTGCTGCCATCACAATGAACTCAGAGATGCCTCTGTTGAGGGTTTTGGTGGCTGTGGAGATAGGACATGTAGTCAACAGATGACATGGGTTTGGTGGTGAGAACAGCCACAACAAAGCAAGGAAAATGTAACAGGTGCACTGAAATGGCAAGTGCTTAGAAAAAGCCAGGTGAGGTGGgacgtgcctttaatcctagcagtttGAGGACAACATGGTCtagacagtgagttccaggacagcc
The window above is part of the Arvicanthis niloticus isolate mArvNil1 chromosome 13, mArvNil1.pat.X, whole genome shotgun sequence genome. Proteins encoded here:
- the Snu13 gene encoding NHP2-like protein 1, producing the protein MTEADVNPKAYPLADAHLTKKLLDLVQQSCNYKQLRKGANEATKTLNRGISEFIVMAADAEPLEIILHLPLLCEDKNVPYVFVRSKQALGRACGVSRPVIACSVTIKEGSQLKQQIQSIQQSIERLLV